A DNA window from Streptococcus sp. LPB0220 contains the following coding sequences:
- a CDS encoding ABC transporter ATP-binding protein yields the protein MHKTKQESSLWRQLSPYLKGFHLFFLVAILFSVVSSIITVIGPDKLKEITDTITKGMGGAIDIDKITSIALTLAILYGVGALVSYSSSFIISTMIQRFAERLRNAIAEKINRVPLQYFDSHEQGDTLSRVTNDVDLMTQSFNQSLVQMVSSIVLLIGSIFMMFKTDWHLAVTAIVSVFAGFALSSIIMVKSQPLFKQQQDNLAKVSGYVEEIYSGHNIVISYNGRHQAKNHFDAINQDLYHSMWKSQFFSGIMMPLMQFVGNFGYVMVCIVGAVLTINGDITIGTIVAFMTYVRIFTQPIGQMAQGITQLQSASAAMGRVFEFLDEEEMEDESQKTRQLETPEGHVTFEHVRFGYSSDKTIIHDFTAEAKPGQKVAIVGPTGAGKTTMVNLLMRFYDIQAGKITIDGVDTKAMSREEVHDAFSMVLQDTWLFEGTIRENLVFNQTDISDEAVEAATRAVGVHHFIRTLPNGYDTVLDDSVTLSVGQKQLLTIARALLKDAPLLILDEATSSVDTRTEELIQKAMDKLMEGRTSFVIAHRLSTIRNADLILVMKDGNIIEQGNHQELMSQNGFYADLYNSQFTEEVA from the coding sequence ATGCATAAAACAAAACAAGAATCGTCCCTTTGGAGACAACTTTCTCCCTATTTGAAGGGCTTCCACCTATTTTTCCTAGTTGCTATCCTCTTTTCGGTCGTATCGAGTATTATCACGGTTATTGGACCGGATAAGTTAAAAGAAATTACAGATACCATTACAAAAGGGATGGGAGGCGCCATTGATATTGATAAGATCACTTCGATTGCCCTGACCTTAGCCATCCTTTATGGAGTTGGAGCACTGGTGTCCTACAGCAGTAGTTTCATTATCTCAACGATGATTCAGCGCTTTGCAGAACGCTTGCGCAATGCTATTGCTGAGAAGATCAATCGCGTGCCCCTCCAATATTTTGATAGCCATGAACAAGGAGATACCTTGTCTCGTGTGACCAATGACGTGGATTTGATGACCCAATCCTTTAACCAAAGCTTGGTTCAAATGGTCTCTTCTATTGTCTTATTGATTGGCTCCATCTTTATGATGTTTAAGACGGACTGGCACTTGGCGGTGACAGCGATTGTGTCCGTCTTTGCAGGTTTTGCTCTTTCCAGCATTATTATGGTCAAGAGCCAGCCTCTCTTTAAGCAACAACAGGACAACCTTGCCAAAGTTTCAGGTTATGTTGAAGAAATCTATAGTGGCCACAATATCGTCATTTCCTACAATGGCCGTCACCAAGCCAAAAATCATTTTGATGCCATCAACCAAGATTTGTACCATAGCATGTGGAAATCCCAATTCTTCTCTGGGATCATGATGCCCTTGATGCAGTTTGTAGGGAATTTCGGCTATGTCATGGTCTGTATCGTTGGGGCTGTCCTCACCATTAATGGAGACATTACCATCGGGACCATTGTGGCCTTTATGACCTATGTCCGCATCTTTACCCAACCAATCGGTCAAATGGCGCAAGGAATTACCCAATTGCAATCAGCCAGTGCTGCTATGGGGCGTGTCTTTGAATTCTTAGACGAAGAAGAAATGGAAGACGAATCCCAAAAAACACGTCAATTGGAAACACCCGAAGGTCATGTTACCTTTGAACATGTGCGTTTTGGCTATTCATCAGATAAGACTATTATCCATGACTTTACAGCTGAAGCGAAGCCAGGACAGAAGGTGGCTATTGTTGGTCCAACAGGTGCTGGTAAGACCACCATGGTCAATCTCTTGATGCGTTTTTACGACATTCAAGCTGGTAAAATTACCATCGATGGTGTGGATACTAAGGCCATGAGCCGAGAAGAAGTTCATGATGCCTTTTCGATGGTCTTGCAAGATACCTGGCTCTTTGAAGGCACTATTCGAGAAAACCTGGTCTTCAATCAAACCGATATTTCAGATGAAGCGGTCGAAGCGGCAACCCGAGCTGTTGGGGTCCATCACTTTATTCGGACCTTGCCGAATGGCTATGATACTGTATTAGATGATTCAGTGACCTTGTCCGTTGGTCAAAAGCAACTCTTGACCATTGCGCGTGCCCTCTTGAAGGATGCTCCGCTCCTCATCTTGGATGAAGCAACCTCATCTGTCGATACCCGTACAGAAGAGTTGATTCAAAAAGCCATGGACAAACTCATGGAAGGCCGAACTTCCTTTGTCATTGCCCATCGCTTGTCCACTATCCGTAATGCGGATCTGATTCTCGTGATGAAAGATGGAAATATTATCGAGCAAGGCAACCACCAAGAACTCATGAGCCAAAATGGCTTCTATGCTGATCTCTATAATAGCCAATTCACAGAAGAAGTAGCATGA